One genomic window of Tatumella citrea includes the following:
- a CDS encoding winged helix-turn-helix transcriptional regulator, which translates to MPEWEGDKLYFYADSGPRRLMDLFSVKWSSMVLHALWHWPHGAARTGELQRSLQGISKKMLFQTLKELELRGLIHREVFSVVPPKVEYSLTALGKIVAEPVEQMYLWGLANQQALDEMSENLLRNTQNQT; encoded by the coding sequence ATGCCGGAGTGGGAAGGGGATAAGTTGTATTTCTATGCAGATTCAGGGCCTCGCAGGCTGATGGATCTGTTTTCGGTGAAATGGAGCAGCATGGTGTTGCATGCACTCTGGCACTGGCCTCATGGCGCAGCCAGAACCGGGGAGCTGCAACGCAGCCTACAAGGTATTTCCAAAAAGATGTTGTTTCAGACGCTAAAGGAACTGGAGTTACGGGGGCTTATTCACCGGGAAGTGTTTAGTGTCGTCCCGCCGAAAGTGGAATATTCGCTGACCGCTTTGGGGAAAATAGTGGCAGAGCCTGTAGAGCAAATGTATTTATGGGGGCTGGCTAATCAGCAGGCACTGGATGAAATGTCTGAAAATTTGCTGCGTAATACACAAAATCAGACCTGA
- a CDS encoding AraC family transcriptional regulator yields the protein MLIFRDFKYEKQQCTDWHQHSCGQLYYPLTGTMMTETHTEKWLVTPGTMAWFPSGTVHRSTSGSQVSGINIYFQTTDKLCCPEIPHLFRAGTFIPGILERLRDNSNQQYCQLALALLAHEITAAPPLPHHIVLPEDRRARAVAMFIIAHPDSCLTRTELAEQQGLSGRTLSRLFRQQTGLSFSQWRQQTKLVSSLEAVLAGNRIEGIAENFGYANTSAYIAAFRQHFGRTPAKFRQSA from the coding sequence ATGTTAATTTTCCGCGACTTTAAGTATGAAAAACAGCAATGTACAGACTGGCATCAGCACAGTTGTGGCCAGCTCTACTATCCGTTAACCGGAACAATGATGACAGAAACCCACACTGAAAAATGGCTGGTTACCCCGGGGACTATGGCCTGGTTTCCATCTGGTACAGTACATCGTTCGACATCCGGCAGTCAGGTATCAGGAATCAATATCTATTTTCAGACAACAGACAAACTGTGCTGCCCCGAGATACCCCACCTGTTTCGCGCAGGGACATTTATTCCCGGAATACTGGAAAGACTCCGTGATAACTCCAACCAGCAATACTGCCAACTGGCCCTTGCTCTGCTGGCCCATGAAATTACCGCTGCTCCGCCACTGCCCCATCATATTGTTTTGCCAGAGGATCGCCGGGCCAGAGCAGTTGCCATGTTCATTATCGCTCACCCGGATTCATGTCTGACCCGGACAGAACTTGCAGAGCAACAGGGGCTCAGCGGAAGAACCCTTAGTCGGTTATTTCGCCAGCAAACAGGGTTGAGTTTCAGCCAGTGGCGACAACAGACGAAACTGGTTTCCTCTCTGGAAGCCGTGTTGGCGGGTAACAGAATTGAAGGGATTGCCGAAAACTTTGGTTATGCCAATACCAGTGCTTATATCGCAGCTTTCCGACAGCACTTTGGACGGACGCCGGCAAAATTCCGACAATCAGCATAA
- a CDS encoding ABC transporter substrate-binding protein, translating into MKTTLPGKLPALATLLFSLCASPWVAAQTVTDDAGHQVTVPDSALRIADGWFAHHSLLMTLGAGDRIVATVNHPKDRPWMFKVQPSLYNALQTPGHEFSSEALVLRHADVVFVPKNDPAAESYRQAGIPVLMMNFDDFPSMERSLLTTAAVVGTPQTRQRAEAYNRYLNQQISMISQKTSGLSQQQRPTVLHIQSLKPLKVDGRNTLIDTWIKLAGGRNVAASVDGNMKQITPEQVLAWQPDYIILDASAGTLEQSPYQAIFSQLRAVKQHHVVRNPSGVFPWDRYGTETALQIQWAARLLHPALFPGLDMVRQTRDFYQKFFDYPLTDDQAKRILAAEPPQ; encoded by the coding sequence ATAAAAACTACATTGCCGGGTAAACTCCCGGCTTTAGCCACTTTGCTGTTCAGTTTGTGTGCCAGTCCGTGGGTGGCAGCACAGACGGTCACGGATGACGCAGGGCACCAGGTCACAGTGCCAGACAGCGCCCTGAGGATTGCCGATGGCTGGTTCGCACATCACTCACTGCTGATGACCTTAGGTGCCGGGGATCGTATCGTTGCTACGGTAAACCATCCTAAAGATCGGCCATGGATGTTTAAAGTCCAGCCCTCTCTGTATAACGCGCTCCAGACGCCGGGGCATGAGTTTTCCAGCGAGGCACTGGTATTAAGACATGCAGATGTAGTATTTGTACCAAAAAATGATCCGGCAGCAGAGAGTTACCGTCAGGCCGGAATTCCGGTGTTGATGATGAATTTTGATGATTTTCCGTCGATGGAACGTTCGTTGCTAACCACGGCTGCGGTAGTGGGGACGCCACAAACCCGTCAGCGTGCGGAAGCTTATAACCGTTACCTGAACCAACAAATCTCAATGATCAGTCAGAAAACCAGTGGACTGAGCCAGCAACAGCGCCCGACAGTGTTACATATTCAGTCGCTGAAACCACTGAAAGTTGACGGGCGTAATACGCTGATTGACACCTGGATCAAACTGGCGGGTGGCAGAAATGTCGCTGCAAGTGTTGACGGTAATATGAAGCAGATTACCCCTGAGCAGGTACTTGCCTGGCAACCGGATTACATTATTCTGGATGCATCGGCAGGAACGCTGGAACAGTCTCCGTATCAGGCGATATTTAGTCAGTTACGTGCCGTAAAACAACACCATGTGGTGCGCAATCCGTCAGGGGTTTTCCCCTGGGATCGTTACGGAACCGAAACTGCTCTGCAAATTCAGTGGGCAGCCCGGTTACTGCACCCTGCATTATTCCCTGGGCTGGATATGGTTCGTCAGACCCGTGATTTCTATCAGAAATTTTTCGACTATCCACTGACTGACGATCAGGCAAAACGTATTCTGGCTGCTGAGCCACCACAATGA
- a CDS encoding AraC family transcriptional regulator, giving the protein MHDDFLAPGQSLTTVAIDYPHGAGEPAHSHRSCQLIHILSGLVRVTTSAGDWLVPPGRGVWLPARTRHSLKFTGRVQARTLFVDPLARADLPAQCQVVQITPLLRELINASLGISASFPSGGRDERIIELILDELRIMPILPLNLPEPGDPQLLALCEEIKQNISENYELEQVASQLAISGRTLSRRFQRETGLSFSDWVRRAKIIAAMNALSQGHSVLEAAQEAGYDSPAAFSVMFRRVLGVSPSEYSAPPAQTPV; this is encoded by the coding sequence ATGCACGATGACTTTCTGGCTCCCGGCCAGTCACTGACAACCGTCGCTATAGATTATCCGCATGGGGCCGGAGAACCCGCACATAGCCATCGCAGCTGCCAGCTTATTCATATCCTCAGTGGGTTGGTCAGAGTCACTACCTCTGCCGGAGACTGGCTGGTCCCACCGGGCCGGGGGGTCTGGTTACCCGCCAGAACCCGTCACAGCCTGAAATTTACCGGCCGTGTGCAGGCCAGAACTTTATTTGTCGATCCACTGGCTCGTGCTGATCTGCCAGCTCAGTGTCAGGTAGTACAAATCACCCCGCTGCTCAGAGAACTGATTAATGCATCACTGGGTATTTCTGCCAGTTTTCCTTCTGGTGGGCGCGATGAACGAATTATAGAGTTAATTCTGGACGAGCTTCGGATAATGCCAATATTGCCACTGAATTTACCCGAGCCCGGCGATCCACAATTGCTGGCATTGTGTGAAGAGATTAAACAGAATATCTCGGAAAACTACGAACTCGAACAGGTTGCCAGCCAGCTTGCGATTAGCGGCAGAACTTTGTCGCGCCGCTTTCAACGCGAAACCGGACTGAGTTTTAGTGACTGGGTAAGACGGGCGAAAATAATTGCAGCAATGAATGCACTGAGCCAGGGGCATTCGGTACTGGAGGCTGCCCAGGAAGCCGGATATGACAGTCCGGCAGCCTTCAGTGTTATGTTTCGACGCGTACTGGGCGTCTCTCCCAGTGAATACAGTGCTCCACCAGCACAGACGCCCGTCTGA
- the leuA gene encoding 2-isopropylmalate synthase: MLADPSKKYLAYPVVNLPDRQWPGNTLTKVPQWCSSDLRDGNQSLAEPMDNQRKRQFFEMLVNCGFKQIEVAFPSASQTDFDFVRGLITENAIPDDVIIQVLTPSRNDLIERTFEALKDVPQAIVHLYNATSPLFREVVFNQDKAATRELAVRGAKHIRRLAEQYPQTRWTFEYSPETFCFTELEFSLEVCEAVAEVWDPSDERPMIINLPATVEVNTPNVYADQIEWFCRHFSRRKQVSISVHPHNDRGTGVASAELAMLAGADRVEGCLFGNGERTGNVDLVTLALNLYTQGISPGLDFSNLPAIVELVEQCNQLPVHPRHPYAGELVFTAFSGSHQDAIKKGFAVRQQNPDQPWQIPYLLLDPLDVGCNYEAVIRVNSQSGKSGAAWLLEQNHGLKLPRGVQIDFSKVVQRETDATGREMSSGDIWRLFRQSYGLSEQPVIELLSYEIRSDERDIRHFTATVGYQGEQRQISGSGNGLLSAAVDAVCHSFDIQAQIGDYDEHTLGHQSHSRAVAYVSCQSGNGERLIGVGIDNDVSAASLQALFNACGQLESIKGVSA, translated from the coding sequence ATGTTAGCTGACCCGTCAAAAAAATATCTGGCCTATCCTGTCGTCAATCTGCCTGACCGCCAGTGGCCCGGTAATACATTGACCAAAGTTCCACAGTGGTGTTCCAGTGATTTGCGTGACGGCAACCAGTCACTGGCTGAACCCATGGATAATCAGCGTAAACGGCAGTTTTTTGAAATGCTGGTTAACTGCGGCTTTAAGCAAATTGAAGTTGCTTTCCCTTCTGCTTCGCAAACGGATTTCGATTTTGTTCGCGGTCTGATTACTGAAAATGCTATTCCCGATGATGTGATTATTCAGGTTCTGACGCCTTCACGTAATGACCTGATTGAGCGAACCTTTGAAGCGCTGAAAGATGTTCCTCAGGCGATTGTCCATCTCTATAACGCAACTTCTCCGTTATTCCGTGAGGTGGTATTTAATCAGGATAAAGCGGCGACCCGGGAACTGGCGGTCAGAGGTGCGAAGCATATTCGCCGTCTGGCGGAGCAATATCCACAAACCCGCTGGACCTTTGAGTATTCCCCGGAGACATTCTGTTTTACTGAGCTGGAATTTTCGCTGGAAGTATGCGAAGCCGTAGCTGAAGTCTGGGATCCCAGCGACGAGCGGCCGATGATTATTAACCTTCCTGCGACCGTTGAAGTCAATACTCCGAATGTCTATGCCGACCAGATTGAGTGGTTCTGCCGTCATTTTAGCCGTCGGAAACAGGTGTCCATCAGTGTTCATCCGCATAATGACCGTGGCACCGGAGTGGCCAGTGCTGAACTGGCGATGCTGGCAGGTGCCGATCGTGTTGAAGGTTGCCTGTTTGGTAATGGTGAACGTACCGGTAACGTGGATCTGGTAACTCTGGCGCTGAATCTCTATACCCAGGGTATTTCACCTGGTTTAGATTTCAGTAATTTGCCGGCGATAGTTGAACTGGTAGAACAGTGTAATCAGTTGCCTGTACATCCCCGTCATCCGTATGCCGGAGAGTTGGTGTTTACTGCGTTCTCAGGTTCTCATCAGGATGCGATTAAAAAAGGATTTGCTGTTCGTCAGCAAAATCCGGACCAGCCATGGCAAATTCCTTATCTGTTGCTGGATCCCCTGGATGTCGGTTGTAATTATGAAGCAGTGATTCGTGTGAACAGTCAGTCTGGCAAGAGCGGAGCCGCCTGGTTGCTTGAGCAGAACCATGGTCTGAAATTACCACGAGGGGTGCAGATTGACTTCAGTAAAGTGGTACAACGTGAAACTGATGCTACCGGCAGAGAGATGAGCAGTGGCGATATCTGGCGATTGTTCCGCCAGAGTTACGGTCTGAGTGAACAGCCCGTGATTGAACTGCTGAGCTATGAAATTCGCAGTGATGAACGGGATATTCGCCATTTCACTGCCACGGTTGGATATCAGGGGGAACAACGTCAGATTAGTGGCAGTGGCAATGGATTATTGTCTGCGGCGGTAGATGCTGTATGCCACAGTTTCGATATCCAGGCACAGATTGGCGATTACGATGAGCATACACTGGGGCATCAAAGCCACAGTCGTGCGGTGGCCTATGTGAGCTGTCAGTCTGGTAATGGTGAACGTTTAATCGGTGTGGGTATTGATAACGATGTTTCAGCGGCGTCTTTGCAGGCTCTGTTTAATGCCTGTGGTCAGCTGGAAAGCATTAAAGGTGTTTCTGCCTGA
- a CDS encoding lysozyme inhibitor LprI family protein, with the protein MKLKMIMLSGLFFSLPVMAEPEFAASIDNSLKECGQKAVSTLDSVDCYSVAEQSWDKALNQQYRLLTDGQSPEFKAAMKMSQRAWLTYRDRYLDSLRAFYRQQQGTVWSIIMSEASMRLTRNQAIELYTLRNSTDLQG; encoded by the coding sequence ATGAAGTTGAAAATGATCATGCTGAGCGGGCTTTTTTTCTCTCTGCCGGTAATGGCAGAACCGGAATTTGCTGCATCGATTGACAACTCACTGAAAGAGTGTGGTCAGAAAGCCGTCAGTACGCTTGATAGCGTGGACTGTTATTCCGTTGCTGAACAGTCCTGGGATAAAGCCTTAAACCAGCAGTACCGGTTGCTGACTGATGGTCAGTCGCCGGAATTTAAAGCAGCAATGAAAATGTCACAGCGCGCATGGTTAACCTATCGCGACCGTTATCTTGATTCGTTAAGAGCATTCTACCGACAACAACAAGGGACTGTCTGGTCGATAATTATGAGTGAGGCCAGTATGCGCCTGACGCGTAATCAGGCAATAGAGTTGTATACCTTACGCAACAGCACTGACCTGCAGGGCTGA
- a CDS encoding YceI family protein, producing MRFNKALLPLITLASLYIPLSHAQELTYQLDPNHTSVIVTWNHFGFSHPTANIPSTSGTLVFDPQHPAKAKLDVTIPVSQIDTHVPALTTEFRGDEYFDVAKYPTATFHSTKVVAKGHNKYDVYGDLTLKGITKPVTLHATLNKLGEQPMLKKPAVGFDATATLKRSEFKLDQFIPAVADEVTLTISTEAHSQ from the coding sequence ATGAGATTTAATAAAGCCTTGTTACCTCTGATTACATTAGCCAGTTTGTATATTCCTCTGTCACATGCACAGGAACTGACCTATCAGCTGGACCCTAATCATACATCAGTTATTGTAACCTGGAACCATTTCGGTTTTTCTCACCCGACAGCAAATATTCCATCTACGTCAGGAACTCTGGTATTTGATCCTCAACACCCGGCTAAGGCCAAACTGGATGTGACAATTCCAGTTAGTCAGATTGATACGCATGTTCCGGCTCTGACTACAGAATTTCGCGGCGATGAATATTTCGATGTGGCTAAATATCCGACCGCCACTTTTCACAGCACCAAAGTTGTCGCAAAAGGCCACAATAAATATGATGTTTATGGTGATCTGACGCTGAAAGGGATTACTAAACCAGTAACGTTGCACGCTACACTGAATAAATTAGGTGAACAACCTATGCTCAAAAAGCCTGCCGTTGGGTTTGATGCGACAGCCACACTTAAACGCTCCGAATTTAAACTGGATCAGTTTATACCGGCGGTTGCTGATGAGGTAACACTGACCATTTCGACTGAAGCTCACAGCCAGTAA
- a CDS encoding secondary thiamine-phosphate synthase enzyme YjbQ produces MWIQKTVKLAPRSRGFHLITAEIERAISDMAQIRTGLLHIFIQHTSASLTINENADPTVRGDFERFFNHAVPENEPYYQHTYEGSDDMPAHLKSSLLGPALMIPVTHGQLNLGTWQGIYLCEHRNHGGSRTVVLTLQGETFG; encoded by the coding sequence ATGTGGATTCAAAAAACCGTAAAACTCGCTCCGCGTAGCCGGGGGTTTCACCTGATTACTGCAGAAATAGAGCGGGCTATTTCTGATATGGCGCAAATCAGGACCGGGTTGCTGCATATTTTTATTCAACACACATCCGCCTCTCTGACAATTAATGAAAATGCTGACCCGACAGTCAGAGGTGATTTTGAACGGTTTTTTAATCATGCGGTGCCGGAAAACGAGCCGTATTATCAGCATACTTATGAAGGCAGTGATGATATGCCTGCGCATCTGAAAAGCAGCCTGTTGGGACCGGCGTTGATGATACCGGTGACTCATGGGCAACTGAATTTAGGTACCTGGCAGGGGATTTATTTATGTGAGCACCGCAATCATGGCGGAAGTCGTACTGTAGTGCTGACATTACAGGGTGAGACTTTTGGCTAA
- a CDS encoding NAD(P)-dependent alcohol dehydrogenase has product MQINSLMALNSKTPLATGPVSLRPVQPGDVRIDILYCGVCHSDLHMARNEWGVSQYPLVPGHEIVGRVRETGAAVSRFRPGDYVGVGVMVDSCGQCQFCQQQEEQYCSQGFTPTYNGTDRYTGKTTFGGYAEQIIVDQHFVVSVPDNLPLHAVAPLLCAGVTVWSPLKNHNLQPGQKVGVIGLGGLGHMAVKLASALGAEVTLFTTSPQKGVDALRLGATQVVVSTDAVQMAECSQKLDLILNCVAAPHSLDPYLNTLKTNGRMVLVGIPDNPHPGPEITPLVFRRLSISGSSIGSIAETQQMLDFCGKHDITADVEMIGGEDIEEAFSRMLSGNIKYRFVIDMQRTRWDHVAG; this is encoded by the coding sequence ATGCAAATTAACTCTCTTATGGCCCTGAACTCCAAAACTCCGCTGGCAACCGGGCCCGTTTCTCTCCGTCCTGTACAACCCGGTGATGTCCGTATTGATATTCTCTATTGTGGCGTATGCCATTCCGATTTGCATATGGCACGTAATGAATGGGGCGTCAGCCAATATCCTCTGGTTCCGGGGCATGAAATTGTCGGCAGAGTCAGGGAAACCGGAGCTGCAGTCAGCCGTTTTCGGCCCGGAGACTATGTCGGCGTCGGAGTGATGGTTGATTCCTGCGGGCAATGTCAGTTCTGCCAACAGCAGGAAGAGCAATATTGTAGTCAGGGGTTTACGCCGACCTATAACGGAACCGATCGTTACACCGGTAAAACAACCTTCGGTGGCTATGCTGAGCAGATTATTGTCGATCAGCATTTTGTTGTCTCCGTGCCCGATAACCTGCCTTTGCATGCTGTTGCACCGCTGCTCTGCGCAGGAGTAACCGTCTGGTCTCCCCTGAAAAATCACAATCTGCAACCCGGGCAGAAAGTCGGTGTAATTGGTCTGGGCGGTCTTGGTCATATGGCGGTCAAACTGGCCAGTGCCCTGGGAGCAGAAGTCACCTTATTCACTACCTCGCCGCAAAAAGGCGTCGATGCACTACGTCTGGGCGCGACTCAGGTGGTGGTTTCAACCGATGCCGTGCAAATGGCAGAATGCAGCCAAAAACTGGATCTGATTCTGAACTGTGTTGCGGCTCCGCACTCGTTGGATCCCTATCTGAACACGCTGAAAACCAATGGCCGAATGGTACTGGTGGGTATTCCTGATAATCCACATCCGGGCCCGGAAATCACTCCGCTGGTTTTCAGACGTCTGAGCATCAGTGGTTCGTCAATTGGTAGCATTGCAGAAACCCAGCAAATGCTCGACTTCTGCGGTAAGCATGATATTACAGCGGATGTTGAGATGATTGGTGGTGAGGATATTGAGGAGGCATTTAGTCGGATGTTGTCAGGGAACATTAAATACCGCTTCGTTATCGATATGCAACGAACCCGCTGGGATCATGTCGCTGGCTAA
- a CDS encoding nuclear transport factor 2 family protein: MNNPLKLVSQALETVITRPGHDESALLQFFSPEYQQCVDGKILNYQQFVSHLQRLKHHSRQMKLQIIASAESSQNVFTRHQVIVTQANGQVSEFEVMAHFELRDDRIYRCHELTRQTAGPQESRDLGSC, from the coding sequence ATGAATAACCCGCTGAAACTGGTCAGCCAGGCATTAGAGACTGTGATTACTCGTCCCGGACATGATGAGTCTGCGTTACTGCAATTTTTTAGCCCCGAATATCAGCAGTGTGTTGATGGTAAAATACTTAACTACCAGCAGTTTGTAAGCCATTTGCAGAGGCTGAAACATCATAGCCGACAGATGAAACTACAAATCATCGCGAGTGCTGAATCCTCACAGAATGTATTTACCCGCCACCAGGTCATAGTGACTCAGGCCAACGGGCAGGTCAGTGAGTTTGAAGTAATGGCGCATTTTGAACTCCGCGATGACAGAATTTATCGCTGCCATGAGCTGACCCGCCAGACTGCCGGCCCTCAGGAGAGCAGGGATCTGGGTAGCTGTTAA
- a CDS encoding TonB-dependent receptor translates to MFTGKDFQGKKSLLCLSLLASISASAAVQNPGQTLVVKAKPANSADATKQQATLGNLGKTSVKDTPWSVQTLSAPMMKAQQLKSVNQLYRYMPSVQGDGARPQTRGMQGSVVQNSMIDGLNVVSTTDYPVEQFDHIEVLDGLAGSLYGPANPAGLFNFVSKRGTDTPYHSITVGGGTGLTHKLAGDFGGPLDSNDRIRYRANVLDDEGDGYVKGSKIRRQMFSLALDANLTDKTLLETNFSYYHYYDKGLPGKFALANGVSFPSAPNPKTAHLGQSYAGDNNHTMTAGIHLKHDFNGNWLGEVGFLRQIADRESTAVTNTLTNNAGDYTTTASTSTASRFTINSYMANISGEEATGSVTHQISAGIRGFSWKNYNPVSGGTYTLGSASLDNPQAFAEPDYPDFTHRYHSASTTQTSLLLSDTLTFSPQWSTILAGSESQLATSNYGASGTRTSDSSDSGFSGSASLLYKPVDPLTLYVTYADSLQQGDTAPTGASNAGNILAPYRSKQIEAGSKLAVGRMLLTAALFQIKRPFAYTNSDGVYGLDGEQRNRGLELMAEGDATQSIHIYGGMTWLDPRLLDTASTTTSDKQVVGLARYTASLFASYDLPVLYGSEVHAGVRYVGRRSTDNTNSGWVGSYTTVDLGSSWKTHLFAKATTFRVDITNLTNRHYWTNIVPGGLNGYTGAGYASAYLGEPRMAEVSMQVQF, encoded by the coding sequence ATGTTTACGGGTAAGGATTTTCAGGGCAAAAAAAGTCTGTTATGTCTTTCATTACTGGCAAGTATCTCAGCGTCGGCGGCTGTTCAGAACCCCGGGCAAACTCTGGTGGTAAAAGCAAAGCCGGCTAACAGTGCTGATGCAACCAAACAGCAGGCAACTCTGGGTAATCTGGGAAAAACCAGCGTCAAAGATACTCCATGGTCGGTACAAACGTTGTCTGCACCGATGATGAAAGCTCAGCAATTAAAGAGCGTTAATCAACTGTACCGTTATATGCCATCGGTACAAGGCGATGGTGCCCGGCCACAGACCCGTGGGATGCAAGGCAGCGTTGTACAAAATAGTATGATCGATGGATTGAATGTAGTTTCGACGACTGATTATCCGGTTGAACAGTTTGATCATATCGAAGTTCTTGATGGTCTGGCAGGATCACTCTATGGACCCGCAAACCCGGCAGGGCTGTTTAATTTCGTGTCAAAACGCGGTACGGATACCCCATATCATTCCATTACCGTTGGCGGAGGGACAGGTCTGACCCATAAACTGGCCGGAGACTTTGGTGGTCCGCTCGACAGTAATGACAGAATTCGCTACCGGGCTAATGTGCTGGATGATGAAGGCGACGGCTATGTGAAAGGTAGTAAAATCCGCCGCCAGATGTTCAGCCTGGCGCTGGATGCTAACCTGACTGATAAGACACTGCTGGAAACCAATTTCAGTTATTACCATTATTACGATAAAGGTCTGCCGGGGAAATTTGCGCTGGCCAATGGCGTTTCTTTCCCTTCTGCCCCGAATCCGAAAACAGCCCATCTTGGCCAGTCGTATGCCGGTGATAACAATCACACGATGACAGCCGGTATTCATCTGAAACACGACTTCAATGGCAACTGGCTCGGCGAGGTTGGTTTTTTACGTCAGATTGCTGATCGTGAATCTACGGCCGTCACCAATACGCTGACCAATAATGCCGGTGATTACACCACTACCGCCTCGACCAGTACGGCCAGTCGTTTCACGATTAACAGCTATATGGCGAATATCAGTGGCGAAGAAGCAACCGGGTCGGTGACTCATCAGATTTCTGCCGGGATTCGTGGTTTTTCGTGGAAGAACTATAACCCGGTGTCGGGGGGAACATATACTCTGGGCAGCGCCTCACTGGATAATCCACAAGCGTTTGCAGAGCCTGATTATCCTGACTTTACTCATCGTTATCACTCGGCGAGTACCACCCAGACATCACTGTTGTTAAGCGACACCCTGACGTTTTCACCGCAGTGGAGCACCATCCTGGCAGGAAGTGAAAGCCAGTTAGCGACCTCAAACTACGGAGCCAGCGGAACAAGAACCAGCGATTCTTCTGACAGTGGTTTCAGTGGTTCTGCCAGCCTGCTGTACAAACCTGTCGATCCTCTGACATTGTATGTGACTTATGCCGATAGCCTGCAGCAGGGGGATACCGCACCTACCGGAGCTTCTAACGCAGGTAACATTCTGGCACCTTACCGCAGCAAACAAATTGAAGCCGGTAGTAAACTGGCGGTAGGCCGGATGCTGCTGACCGCTGCGTTGTTCCAGATTAAACGTCCGTTCGCTTATACCAATAGTGATGGGGTGTATGGACTGGATGGTGAACAACGCAACCGGGGTCTGGAGTTAATGGCCGAAGGTGATGCGACCCAAAGTATTCATATCTACGGTGGTATGACCTGGCTTGACCCGCGTTTGCTGGATACGGCGAGTACCACTACCAGCGATAAGCAGGTGGTTGGTCTGGCCCGTTATACTGCCAGCCTGTTCGCTTCATATGATCTGCCGGTATTGTATGGCTCTGAAGTGCACGCCGGAGTTCGCTATGTCGGGCGGCGCAGCACTGATAATACGAACTCCGGTTGGGTCGGCAGTTATACGACGGTTGATCTTGGGAGCTCATGGAAAACCCACCTGTTTGCGAAAGCAACAACCTTCCGGGTGGATATCACTAACCTGACTAACCGCCATTACTGGACCAATATCGTGCCAGGTGGTCTGAACGGATATACCGGAGCGGGTTATGCGAGTGCTTATCTGGGGGAACCGCGGATGGCTGAAGTCTCTATGCAGGTGCAATTTTGA
- a CDS encoding sugar O-acetyltransferase: protein MNKITRVADGQLYDANHDPAILALRTHVKQACARYNQTPAEDINLRCRLLKNLLGKCGPNIIIEPPFYCDYGSHIFLGENFYANHNLIILDAARVTIGDNVFIGPNVGLHTAGHPLDYQTRNQGLEYALPITIGNNVWIGAGVNIVPGVSVGDNSVIGAGSVVTKNIPANVVAAGNPCRVLREISQSPVS from the coding sequence ATGAATAAGATTACCCGGGTCGCTGATGGCCAGTTGTATGACGCCAACCATGACCCGGCGATTCTGGCGTTGAGAACGCATGTAAAGCAGGCCTGCGCCCGTTATAACCAGACTCCGGCCGAAGATATCAATTTAAGATGCCGGTTGTTAAAAAACCTGCTTGGAAAATGTGGCCCCAATATTATTATTGAGCCGCCATTCTATTGTGACTACGGTTCGCATATTTTCCTCGGCGAAAATTTTTATGCTAATCACAACCTGATTATTCTTGATGCCGCCAGGGTCACCATTGGTGACAATGTATTTATCGGCCCGAATGTCGGGTTGCACACGGCGGGTCACCCGTTGGATTATCAGACCCGAAACCAGGGACTGGAATATGCCCTGCCAATCACTATCGGTAATAACGTCTGGATTGGGGCCGGTGTGAATATCGTACCTGGTGTATCGGTGGGGGATAACAGTGTGATTGGCGCTGGCAGTGTGGTGACTAAAAATATCCCGGCTAACGTTGTGGCAGCGGGTAATCCCTGCAGAGTTTTGCGTGAAATAAGCCAAAGCCCGGTAAGTTAA